The proteins below come from a single Rosa rugosa chromosome 2, drRosRugo1.1, whole genome shotgun sequence genomic window:
- the LOC133729675 gene encoding polyphenol oxidase latent form, chloroplastic-like, producing the protein MSSPPLPPTATIFCPNSTSLTSITSFTLFFPKKSQKSSLITKPKQGFVCKATNNNDQNQDAMGKLDRRNMLIGLGAGGLYGTVGLETNPFAFAAPVPPPDLATCGPADKPDGSTIDCCPPKTTTIIDFKLPDPGPLRTRLACQDVAKDPVYLAKYKKAVELMRALPEDDPRSLAQQAMVHCSYCDGGYPMAGFSDLEIQVHFCWLFFPFHRWYLYFYEKIMGKLIDDPTFALPFWNWDAPAGMYMPSIFTDTTSSLYDQYRNAAHQPPKLLDLNYGGTDDDTDDKTRIKENLTTMYQQMVSKATSHRLFFGEPYSAGDDPNPGAGNIESIPHNNIHLWSGDPTQTNGEDMGAFYSAGRDPLFYSHHANVDRMWSIYKARGGTDITKTDWLNTEFLFYDENKNLVRVKVRDSLDESKLGYKYQDVEIPWLKSKPTARKSKNKRKATVSSADLTTKFPATLSETISVEVARPSVAKRTTAEKAKEEEVLVISGIEFPGSKMLKFDVYVNDDADVLSGKDKAEFAGSFVHVPHRAKKNIKTNLRLGLTNLLADLGAEEDSSVVVTLVPKFGKGPITIGGLKIELITTT; encoded by the coding sequence ATGTCTTCTCCTCCTCTACCACCCACTGCTACAATCTTTTGCCCCAACTCCACTTCACTAACCTCCATCACTTCTTTCACTCTCTTCTTTCCCAAGAAATCCCAAAAGTCTTCCTTAATTACAAAACCTAAGCAAGGCTTTGTATGCAAGGCAACAAACAACAATGACCAAAATCAAGATGCTATGGGAAAATTGGACAGGAGAAATATGCTCATCGGTTTGGGTGCTGGCGGGCTATACGGCACGGTGGGTCTTGAAACCAATCCGTTTGCATTTGCCGCACCTGTGCCACCGCCGGACTTAGCCACGTGCGGTCCGGCGGACAAGCCTGATGGTTCAACTATCGATTGCTGCCCGCCAAAAACCACCACAATCATTGACTTCAAGCTACCCGACCCGGGTCCATTGCGCACCAGGCTCGCTTGTCAGGATGTCGCAAAAGACCCCGTGTACTTGGCAAAATATAAAAAGGCCGTCGAGCTCATGCGGGCCCTTCCCGAAGACGACCCACGAAGCCTGGCCCAGCAGGCCATGGTCCACTGTTCGTATTGCGACGGTGGGTATCCAATGGCCGGGTTTTCCGACCTCGAAATCCAAGTCCACTTCTGTTGGCTCTTCTTCCCTTTCCACCGTTGGTATCTCTACTTCTACGAGAAGATCATGGGCAAGCTCATCGACGACCCCACTTTCGCTCTTCCATTCTGGAACTGGGACGCTCCGGCCGGTATGTACATGCCGTCTATTTTTACCGACACCACCTCCTCTCTGTACGACCAATACCGAAACGCCGCGCATCAACCCCCGAAGCTTCTAGACCTCAATTATGGTGGCACCGATGATGACACCGATGACAAGACTAGAATCAAGGAGAACCTCACCACCATGTACCAGCAAATGGTCTCTAAGGCCACTTCTCACCGCCTCTTCTTTGGTGAGCCCTACAGTGCCGGCGACGACCCGAACCCCGGCGCCGGAAACATCGAGAGTATTCCACATAACAACATCCATCTCTGGTCGGGAGATCCTACTCAGACTAATGGGGAGGACATGGGAGCTTTCTACTCAGCCGGGAGGGATCCTCTGTTTTACTCTCACCATGCCAACGTAGACCGCATGTGGTCTATCTACAAAGCGCGAGGTGGGACTGATATCACCAAAACTGATTGGCTTAACACCGAGTTTTTGTTCTACGACGAGAACAAGAATCTGGTCAGAGTCAAAGTCCGTGACTCGCTGGACGAGTCGAAACTCGGGTACAAGTACCAGGACGTGGAGATCCCGTGGCTGAAGTCGAAGCCTACGGCAAGGAAGTCGAAGAATAAAAGGAAGGCAACGGTTTCCTCCGCGGATTTGACTACGAAGTTTCCGGCGACGTTGAGTGAAACTATTAGTGTTGAGGTGGCGCGGCCTTCGGTGGCGAAGAGGACAACGGCGGAGAAGgcaaaggaggaggaggtgttGGTGATCAGTGGTATCGAGTTCCCTGGAAGCAAGATGTTGAAGTTTGATGTGTATGTGAATGATGATGCGGATGTGCTGAGCGGGAAGGACAAGGCGGAGTTTGCCGGGAGTTTTGTGCACGTGCCGCATAGGGCGAAGAAGAATATCAAGACGAACTTGAGGTTGGGGTTAACGAATTTGCTGGCGGATTTGGGGGCGGAGGAGGATAGTAGTGTGGTGGTGACGTTGGTGCCGAAGTTTGGGAAAGGGCCAATCACCATTGGTGGGCTGAAGATCGAGCTTATTACTACCACCTGA
- the LOC133729676 gene encoding polyphenol oxidase, chloroplastic-like, translating to MASLSPPLVTTTTISSTTTSLSPFSHKNSQISLIGKPRQCIRTRVSCKAANSDQNDAQPSVAKFDRRNVLLGLGGLYGVAGLGSDPFAFAKPVAPPDVSKCGAADLPNGVTPTNCCPPAASKIIDFKLPSPTSLRVRPAAHAVDDAYIAKYTKAMELMKALPDDDPRSFKQQANVHCAYCDGAYDQAGFPDLELQIHNSWLFFPFHRYYLYFYERILGKLINDPTFALPFWNWDSPAGMQLPALFANPKSPLYDKFRAAAHQPPTLIDLDFNGTEDKTSNTTQINSNLSIMYRQMVSNAKNAQLFFGNPYRAGDEPDPGGGSIEGTPHGPVHLWTGDSTQPNFEDMGNFYSAGRDPIFFSHHSNVDRMWSIWKTLAPKNKDITDSDWLDSGFLFYDENANMVRVKVRDCLDSKNLGYVYQDVEIPWLNSKPTPRRSKVAFSNIAKKLGVANAATSSAKVVKITDFPISLNQKISVAVPRPKQKKRSKKQKEDEEEILVIEGIEFDRDVAVKFDVYINDEDDLPSGPDKSEFAGSFVSVPHRHKHKKKINTILRLGLTDLLEDLDAEDDETVVVTLIPRYAAEKVKIGGIKIEFAS from the coding sequence ATGGCTTCTCTCTCACCTCCACTAGTCACCACGACTACCATTTCCTCTACTACAACTTCCCTTTCTCCCTTCTCCCACAAAAACTCTCAGATTTCCTTAATCGGGAAACCTAGGCAGTGCATCCGTACTAGGGTTTCATGCAAAGCCGCAAATAGCGACCAAAATGATGCACAACCTTCTGTAGCTAAGTTCGACAGGAGAAATGTGCTTCTCGGTCTTGGAGGCCTATATGGGGTGGCCGGCCTTGGAAGTGATCCCTTCGCTTTTGCCAAGCCCGTCGCCCCACCTGACGTGTCAAAATGCGGGGCGGCAGACTTGCCTAATGGCGTAACACCGACGAATTGTTGCCCGCCAGCGGCCTCAAAGATCATCGACTTCAAGCTGCCCTCGCCAACCTCATTGCGTGTTAGGCCAGCGGCTCACGCCGTGGATGATGCCTACATTGCAAAATACACCAAGGCCATGGAGCTCATGAAAGCCCTCCCCGACGATGATCCCCGTAGTTTCAAGCAACAAGCCAACGTGCATTGTGCTTATTGTGATGGTGCTTATGACCAAGCCGGGTTTCCTGATCTTGAGCTCCAAATCCACAACTCATGGCTTTTCTTTCCCTTCCATAGATACTACTTGTACTTCTACGAGAGAATCTTGGGTAAGCTCATCAACGACCCGACATTTGCTTTGCCGTTCTGGAACTGGGACTCCCCTGCTGGCATGCAGTTGCCTGCCTTGTTCGCCAATCCCAAATCACCGCTTTACGACAAGTTCAGGGCCGCCGCTCACCAGCCGCCGACCCTGATCGACCTCGATTTCAACGGTACCGAGGACAAGACATCAAACACAACTCAAATCAACAGCAACCTAAGCATTATGTACCGTCAAATGGTGTCCAACGCCAAGAACGCTCAGCTCTTTTTTGGCAACCCCTACAGGGCTGGGGACGAGCCTGACCCCGGTGGTGGCTCTATCGAGGGAACCCCACACGGGCCAGTCCACTTGTGGACTGGTGACAGCACCCAGCCCAACTTTGAGGACATGGGAAACTTCTACTCCGCCGGTAGAGATCCTATTTTCTTCTCGCACCACTCCAATGTTGATAGGATGTGGAGTATATGGAAGACCCTAGCTCCCAAAAACAAAGACATCACCGACTCTGATTGGTTAGACTCCGGCTTCCTATTCTACGACGAGAATGCAAACATGGTACGCGTGAAGGTACGCGACTGCCTTGATTCCAAAAATCTCGGCTATGTGTATCAAGACGTGGAGATTCCATGGCTGAACTCCAAGCCAACGCCGAGAAGGTCAAAGGTGGCATTCAGCAATATAGCCAAGAAGCTCGGTGTGGCTAACGCCGCCACCTCATCAGCCAAGGTGGTGAAGATCACTGATTTTCCTATATCTTTGAACCAAAAAATTAGCGTGGCGGTGCCAAGGCCCAAGCAGAAGAAGAGGAGCAAGAAGCAGAAGGAAGACGAGGAGGAGATATTGGTGATCGAAGGAATCGAGTTCGATAGAGATGTGGCGGTGAAGTTTGATGTGTACATTAATGACGAGGATGACTTGCCGAGTGGTCCGGACAAGAGTGAGTTCGCCGGAAGCTTTGTTAGTGTGCCGCACAGGCATAAGCACAAGAAGAAGATCAACACTATTCTGAGGTTGGGCTTGACGGACTTACTGGAGGATTTGGACGCCGAGGATGATGAGACGGTGGTGGTGACTTTGATTCCAAGGTATGCGGCGGAGAAAGTCAAGATTGGTGGCATCAAGATTGAATTTGCTTCTTAA